The Archocentrus centrarchus isolate MPI-CPG fArcCen1 chromosome 12, fArcCen1, whole genome shotgun sequence nucleotide sequence AATCAGGGTGGGATACACAGCATGCGTAAACTGATCCGATCAGTCTCAGTAATTCTACTGTTCACTTTTGGACTGCAAGTCCAGtcacacaaactgcagctgtgATTAATAAACAGCTCCTTTACTTTGTTCCTTCTGTCTGTGAACTTTAAGCCAGTTAATATTTATGCAAAGCCAGAGTTGGGGAAGAGGCCAAAGTATCAAACTCCAATATGTCCCACTAAACTGCTATCTTTAAAGTGAACTGGTTTATGCATCTAGTTAAGGCGAGTGTAAACTACACTTTACTCAGAGCCACAGAGTTAGTCTCTAAGCTGTCACTTAGTGTAGGGGTTTATCTAAAAATAGTAATTATTTCTGTAATTCTAACAGTAATGGTGCTAATGAGTCTTTCCCAGGGTTTAAAATGTTAAGAACCCTACTAGAATGCTAATACCTAATATATGAAAGTATATAATGGAGActcccaaaaaaataaaaaaaacacactgatgaTGCTAATCCATTTTTGCTGTTGTGCAGGAGTTCTCCAGGTATCCAGAGTCAGCCCATTAGCCTGCTGGTTCAGCTCCAtgctgttctgttttgggggAGCAGTGCTTTCGGGGATCATGCTGGCAGAGCCACCGGTCGCACCTTTGTCCAACAGCACCAGTGTTCTGCTCGCTTCGGTCATATGGTAAATGTCtgaggctgaaaaataaagtgtgTAGATTGTAGAAAAGaacaagaaagagaaggaggcaGCTTGGGTTCGAATTGCTGAGAGGTGCTTTGTAGCCTTGAGGAAAATGGATACACAACCAAGTCGTTGTCCAAGTTTTCATGCCTGTTTCCTGTAAAGGGAAGCATGAAATGTGGACGAAATAGTGATGTTTTTGAAAGAGTTCCCATCTCTTAAGTCAGTCTTTGGTACCCTCTACTGGCGGCACATATAATTACACCCTTTTCACAAACAATACACACCACCCTCTGCTGGTGAATGTAGGTAATTGACAGAGACCTAAGAGTAATGCTGTCAAAATCATCTTTAGCCTTGTTTACTGGCCACGTGGTTGAAATATGCACATGTGTTCACAGGTTAAACGAGCCATGTGTGTCTCTATAGGTACCTGGTGTTTTACTGCCCCATGGACCTGGTGTACGGTTATGCCTCCCTACTGCCCCTCAGGCTGGTGCTGTCAGGAATGAAGGAAGTGACGAGGACATGGAAGGTCCTCGGGGGGGTCACTCAAGCGCACAGCAAATACAAGGACGGCCTTCTCGTCATGATTGCTATCGGATGGGCTAGAGGTCAGTAGGTGTGAGTGTGGTGacatgttgttgtgtgtttcaaCTGACCATAAAATATTTGACACAAATATTTTTGCATATTAATGCGTGTCAATCGTTTGTATGCTCACTTTCCTTACCAGGTGCTGGAGGTGGTCTGATAAGTAATTTTGAGCAGCTTGTTCGAGGAGTGTGGAAACCAGAGACAAATGAGCTCCTCAAAATGTCTTAGTAAGCCTCTCTGATATTGATTTTGGTGATATTTTTGCAAAATAagtatattgttttgttttggggatAATGTGTTATATATTAATGATATACTGTATCCAGGTGAGCTATTTTCCCATGTTCAGTCAGCTAAGCTAACGGGTCCCTGGTTGTAGCTTTTCTACAGGTCATACAGAAATGAAAGTTATTCTTATTTAAACCTCGGTAATAACATAAAGAAAGAGGGTATTTTCCAAAATTTTCATGTAATTCAACCACACTGAGGATGTTATACAGCTGTGGTTCATGCAAAGGGAAGCCCCCATACATCTACAGTTAGCAGCAGTCCTGGGTTTTATGTGCACATAAGTTGTGATTTATTTAAGTTTTATGGATATAATTGTcatcttgtttctgtttttatcatGAATGATCTTatattttctttgcttctcTCTTTAGCCCCACAAAGATCACCCTGATAGGGGCGGTGCTGTTTGCTCTGCAGCAGACACACTACCTGCCTCTCCAGAAGCACCACCTGATGTTCGTTTACACCGTCTTTATTGTCGTTAACAAGGTCAGTCTGGTATATGTGGTGCTGTTCAAACCTCAAACTATGAACAGGCTCTAACGCGAGACTAGTGATTCAGATCCAAAACAAGAAGGTGCGTTTTGGTCAGTTTAACTTAACTGCATGCATTGACAGCAAAAACTGAGTAAGCGCCGCTCTTTTTATTAAGTTCAAACTCAGGTATAGCAAAGGTTTTAGTGCCACAGCTTCCTCCAAATCTGTGCTATCATGTCTTCTAAATGACCTTTCTCCCTCTGCTTTTTTGAAGTTTTTGCCGTGGTGACTCACATTAGTACGGTATTACCCGTAGGGCTGGGGCTTTTGCatcattttcatcagcttgcATCATCCACTTTTCTCTACTCTGGGAAACTTGTGCTCTTGACTGAGACACAGATAAATCTAAGACGTCTTCTTTCAACTCTCATTCTGTTAGCGCCGTCTGACTCTGATCTGTCAAATTAACAGCAAACAGTTTCATCACATTTAAGAGCTGTGTCCAAACCtgctgtttattgttttggGGTATTCGGTGATGCAAATGTTTGCTCTTATTCCCAAATCAAAAGTAATAAATTACTCATTTACTTTGTGTAAGCTGGACCACAGTTGTTCAACTTTCTATGAAAAATGACAAGACTGTCGTCTATAATCAGCTGTAATATTTTCCAGTGTCACTTAATCTTTTTTCGTGTTGACTTGACCTCATTGTGTAATGCTACAGTCAAACTGAGGGAAACGGTGGTTTTGGCCAACATTATTGTGACTGTGTACAATGAACTTGCCagcttgttgcctttgaaatggtttctTTGAAGATGGCGACCATGTCTGCGGCACCCACTCGCAGTCAGTCGCTATCTTCAAAGTCGCATCGAGAGGCCGATAAAACGGCAGTAAGACGAAGTCGGTCTGCTATGAGTTTTCAGTTGAATGTGGTCAACCTGGCAGATATGCGCGATATTACGGTGATTAACTGTTGCTGTCCACAAACACTGACTCAGAGTGATTGTAACGTGTTGGCAATCATGCGCTGTTTACAAGTTAGATGGGAGTTATGACTACAGTAAGTCTGAGTCAGACTGCAGCTGTCTGGAGACAGATCGCCTCCCACCAGATGATGTGCAATCAGCTTGCGATTGAAACTTAGTTGCCACTACTACTTGCAGCTGGTctctgacaacaaaaaaaattaaatatgtatACATGCCCCACTATATTTGCCCGCTATGAACTACATGTGCCTGTTGTGTCTGTTGTATGGTGCTGGGTGGTGCAGAGATTAACACCGATCCCTGAGTTGAGACCACAAAACAGTGAGGGGCAGGGTACTTCTAGGCCCCAAGCCGAGATCTGTTGTGGCAACCCCTTTGGGATTACAGGAGCAGGTGAAAGTATAGAGCTAGCTAGGGAGAATACAGGTTTCTGCTGTGGCTGATAACATGACACTGAGAGAGAAGTATAAAAGCAAGGTTTCAGGCAAAATGATAGAAGATGTGATCCATTGTTAATTAGAAAATGTTCATTATAACTGTTTGAAGGACAGGAATGTTTATTCTCTTCTAAATGTCATTAATGTCTCCTTCCTCCTTATATTTTTCACCCATGTTGTGACACACCaatgttctgctctgcagtcaAGGATGATGCTGACAGGCTCCTCCACCTCACCCTTCGCCACCATTGAGTCAGCCCTCTATAAGACCCTCTTTACTGGCTACTCCCCTTACGCTGCCCTCACCAGTGAGGTAAAGAGTGCATGTATCGACAGTGGCGCAATAAACAAGACAACCTCCGCCGCTGCCACCACCACCAAAGAGTCCAGTGAGAATGGCTCGCCAGGACAGCAAGCCCCGATTTCTCCTGTGAAGGGACAGAGGGGCTCGCTCGAAGCCAAAGAGGAGTCACAGAACGCAGCGACAACAGACTGCAAAAAGACCAACTAGTCAGCCTTTGCCCTGCAGCGCCTTTTCACCTCTAAGCAGGGTTGGAGTCATTTATGATTCAGACCTGTCAAATCGGGAGTTTGcttaaactttattttccattttgtcTTTCAGGGAGAAACATGCTTTTTGTCCTACAGGCTTAAAAGGCCATCTCTTTAAAACAATTCCTTTTGCATTTCTTAGAAAGCGATTTCAAGCTGGCCGCCGGAAAGGAATTTCAATAAAAGCCGACTCCCAACGAGCCCTGCACCTTATTCTGGGATAATCACCACATCCTTAAAGTACTGTAATGCTGTTCATGCTGTTGAATATGAAATCAAACTTTCTCTGGGCTGTAGCTTaatttttcaaatatatttataatgggAACAACCAGTTTATTTCTGGGGTTTGGGGACCAGTGCCGTGCACCTGCTGATCTATGAATGTATCGTTTTTCTCTCTGTATATAATTCTGCTTAATGTAGATGGTAAATTTCTTACTCTGAAgtggttacattttttaaaataatgaaattataTTCTAGCATATccagagattttattttatttatacataatAATTTCTCTTTTGAAATGGAGCACAGTTGTATTCAGTTTCTTTGGTGAATGCTTTGAATGGCAATTGAACGCATGAGAATAAACAGGTTTGAACGCATTTTATTTCTTGCCTGTAGCTTTATTGTACTGTTCAGTGAACAGGAGTGTGCTTCGCGTTAAATTGCCAGACATATCAGCagttaaattttaaaatgtgtctatCCCTGAACGAATCTTCTCCTCATTAATACGGCATCAAACATGCAGCTCTCTTAGCTACATTTGTTCAGTTTCATGTGTCAAAGGAAAAATTAATGACGACTTTAGCTCCTTGTTagttgatacaaagcagcacagCTCTCGAAGTAACCTCCACTATAGGCTGAAACATTGCATCAGTTTATCATCAGCACCTGATTGATACCTCagcctctttaaaaagctgCTGGAGAGAgatccccccccctccacccccagtTCTCATCTATGTAACCTCAGACGGCGAAGAACCCCCCCTCGTgaatacaaattaaaaacagaggGTGGGTGtcgaagagaaaagagaagctgTTCAAAGACGATCAAAAGCGATACTGGTTCAGATGATGTACCTGCCTTTAAAACGCCTCTAGTCCACAGATGTCAGATGTATGCGTGTCAATTACGGGCTCGCATCTCGGAGTGTTTGCTGCAAAACTGCTTTGTGTTGCTTTCTGACTCTAATGGTGAACCGCGTGACCTGGAAAACTGAAAGACACATTAATAAGCTGTTGTTTTCCCTATGCTGCCTCTTATGACAAGAAGGCAGGTGACATGGCAACAGCTCAGAGCCTGAATGCTCCCAGACAATTCTCTTAATGAGGTCCAGACCTCTGTGACCCCCACCGCATTTACTCACCGAACTGAGTAGGCCCTCCTCTACTACTGAGCCCCGACTTATTTCTCCACGACCCTTCGCACCGTGCTCTCCACCTGCCTCTATCCTGCCTGTATTTAATGTGTCAGGTGCAGGAAATTAATCCTTAAATGGGTTCCCACAAGCTGCCTTTCACACGCACACGCTGGCATTGTGCACACACTCGCCTTCATGACTTTGAACCTGAATACGATAAGGATTCGACTTACTGTGGCTCAGAAAGATTCTCTTTCCAAACAcactacagacacacaaaacgaGCACATGCACAACTTGTGTAATAAGACGCAATGCAAGGATGCTGTGAGCACAAACATTTCTATACACATTTGATTTTGAGCCCCAGAAAGCCACAGAGTACACAAAACACCttaaatctgctgctgttattgaagtttaaaaaataatacatgTTCTAAAATACAGCTTTTATgtgctgagatttttttttaagatactgAGCATATTCAAAGAACTCTTTTAAAAAGGTAGTTTTAGTTGGAAATGTAATATTCACCCCAAGTATTCTggggcagcatttttttttttgttgttttaagggGAAGCATTTATGGATTTAACCTTCATCCTAATCTATAATTATACACATACAAGTGTGTTTACAAAAGGTGCCGTGCTCCAAAtgcaatttacattttaatgacctTTTTATTTGGAGCACATGCCTTCAACCCCTATCGGTGAAGTTATAAACACTCAACTTCTATTCCTGCCTGGTGGATGAAAGGTGCAGGACGAGGTGGTTACCACTTGGTGGCGTGAGGACGCGTCATCTCTGATGGCTTGATGCCTGGGAACTGACAGGTTGGCCAGCAGCTGCAGGCAAGAAAGGATAGGGACAGGAGGGAACCCTCTTTGCAGAGCCAATGGTGGCTGCTTGCATGTGAGGGTGTGTGGTCTGGTTTAGCTATCCTTGTGAGGATTGGCCATAGATGGTTTGCTATTTTTGTGGGGACATTTTACATTCTGGGGATGTTGTGGATTGACAACAAAACCAGAATCCACACTTAGTGGTTAAAGACATCCTCTGTTGGTACTCCAAGTCTTCAGATTGCCtttctcagtgtttttaatgtcaAATAGGATTTCAGGAGAAATGTCCTCTTATGTATAACAAAACCAGCTGACTTGCATttagagcatgtgtgtgtgtgtgtgtgtctgtgctggtgCATGTGACATGTAGAGAGGTAACAAAGGCTGAGTCCATCAAAAAAGGCACAAAGAGCTTTggggcacaaacacacacacacacatgcacacacgtgcatacctaaaaaacacacacaagcatccacccacatggacacacacactttccaaaCCCTTCCAATCACCAGTGAGCCCAgggtgctttgttttttctttctttctccacagaaacaaacataacccacacacacacgtccaTAACTTTGCTGTCAGTCCATGTGCATAGTCCAAATTTTAATCATTCACCAAGGTCTTTGTTATAGGGTCTAATACTGAGGAGGGCCTTCTTTAGCTTTCAAAACAAACACGTTTCTTCGTGGCATGTTTCTGAAGAGGCTGTCATCCACACTGACATGATTGCATCACATACATAGTTTCTGTAGATTTGTCAGCTACATGTTTATGCtatgaatctcctgttcctgCGCATACCACAAGTGTACTTTTGGATTCAGGTCTGCTGACTGGGGAAGCCACTGAAGTACACTGAACTCATTCTGTAACAATAAGTTCTCAGGGAGGAGAATGAAACTCTTGCTTTGGATTTGGTGGAAGTTGCCATTAGGAGAAAACCGTAGGCCTCAAgcacatggtcagcaacaatattagGCTGTAGTATTTAATGCCTTAGTGGTATTTAGAGGTCCAAAGTATGCAGAGAAAACATAGCCTGGACTACTGACACAAGGTAAGTTGGGTCCGTGGATTAATGCTGTTGATGTCAAATTCTGAGCCTACCATCTACATGCTTCAGTAGAAAAATTCTTCAGACCTGGCTACCCTTTTTCATCTTTAACTGTCCAGTAATGGAGAGCTTATTACCACTGCAGCTTCAGATATCTGTTTTTGGCTGACCGCAAAGGAACCCAGCGTTGTCTTTTGCTTTTGCAGCTGTGCTGCAATGCTGTCCTGCTCAGAGCTGAAAAAAGTACTTATCTAGAGCCTTTCTGTTAGCTGTTAGTGCTGCTCATTCTCCTGTGACTCCTCTCATCTAAAAGGTATTTCCATCTGCAGagctggatgtttttttttgtttggtttttttttaatctcattggTGATTGGACAGTTGCATGATTGAACATGTATACGGTGTCCCAGACTTGATGAGAGATCAATTAatggttacattttattttcatgcacCTCACTGACACTGTAACCTACCAGCTCCTGCAACTCCATGAAAATAACTGTGAAAGTGTTAAACTTGTGCCAGTCTTCTGGCTTCTGGCTGTGCACCTACTGCAACTCAGTGGTGTCTTAATGCATTGTTACAGGCTGCAGATTGCTTAGCCTCTCGGTCTCGTACCGATACGACTGTGTTCACCCATTTTTATAGGTGCTTCATAGCTGCGAAgactttaattagttttcactGACATCTTCTTTCTCTTGGGATTTTCTTTCTTAAGCAATCAAAGTCAGTGTTCCTAAAACCAAAGTTTTAAAGACAAATTACTCTGTGGGTGATGCAATCAGACTCATTATCTCTTCAGATGAGAGGAGATGAAAGTAGGGAGAGAAGTGCTCGGGACCACACAGGAAAAGACTCAGGGAAGTTGGGGAGAAGGAAGGAGAAAGGCAAATAGaaggcaaaaaagaaacagagagggacataactgaagtaaagaaagaggaagaagatgtgtGGATTGTGTCGAAATGAGGCGTCACATCATGACATCtccctttgtttttttcctccctctctctccctctcttacaCAGACAGACTCACAAGCAAACAGAGAAGTCTCTTCATGGAGCTCTAACTGAACGCCAAACAGACTATGTCTACTGCTATTCAAGATCTGACTTGTAAAGAACAGCTGCGAGGAGAATGCCAAAAAAATGAAGCTACTGTAATGTGACTAGCatgctggctgtgtgtgtgtgtgtgtgtgtgtgtgtgtgtgtgtgtgtgtgtgtgtgtgtgtgtgtgtgtgtgtgtgtgtgtgtgtgtgtgtgtgtgtgtgtgtttgcatgtgagaCAGTGAAAAAAGAGAAACGTCTGAGAAAGGGTTAGTGTGTTATGCTGATCATTTATTGTatcaatttaattattttgaaaagatcataatgttcttttttgttgttgttttgtacaAAAGTGTAATGAAAGCAATACTGAGATTATTGGTTTAAAGCTGCACCAACCTCATATGCCCACTTGTTTTTTAACATCCCAATTTATTATCAACAggcaggatttttttcttttaatataaaaaaacccaaaaaaactgGCAGGATTAACATCTAGTTTGTTAACAAGAATGACCCCTTGTAATTGTTTTCTACAGAATCCAGAGACGAGTGAAAAAATTCTCAAGAATTCAGGTTTGGGGCTTTTTATATACTtatagcactgtgcaaaagtcttgatccacacattatttctttatattttgctaggaaattgAGAAATAGGTGCAACAATTTGTTGAAACATGTACAAGCAttcatggaaatgcagtatatatGGCAGAAACAGCATTTGTACAATTTTAATGAGCTTGGAactcaatatttggtatgaccacctttattcttcaacacaatcTGACTGGTTTTAGACAGCATTCTTGTCATTTACTTAAGCAGTCTTcaagaatagttctccaggcttcttgaaggacattaaaagctcttctttggatgttggctgccttttgttatattctctgtcaagatgatcccacactgcttcaataatgttgaggtctgggctctggggagaccaatccatgactgattgtgttccattgtgtgattttctatccaggtatgcttttactacaCTGGAAGTGTGTTTGGGTTCATTACCGTGCTGGAAAATTGAAGCGGCTGCCAATATtcagtttttcagcatgacaatgattccaaacacaATGCCAattgtggaccaaaatctgatggtacttttctgcattcataattccatcaattttgacaagatccccaacat carries:
- the tmem38b gene encoding trimeric intracellular cation channel type B isoform X2 — its product is MDLLGVLHFDQLAHGLANLSMFPYFDMAHYIVSVMALREQPGVLQVSRVSPLACWFSSMLFCFGGAVLSGIMLAEPPVAPLSNSTSVLLASVIWYLVFYCPMDLVYGYASLLPLRLVLSGMKEVTRTWKVLGGVTQAHSKYKDGLLVMIAIGWARGAGGGLISNFEQLVRGVWKPETNELLKMSYPTKITLIGAVLFALQQTHYLPLQKHHLMFVYTVFIVVNKSRMMLTGSSTSPFATIESALYKTLFTGYSPYAALTSEVKSACIDSGAINKTTSAAATTTKESSENGSLEAKEESQNAATTDCKKTN
- the tmem38b gene encoding trimeric intracellular cation channel type B isoform X1, producing MDLLGVLHFDQLAHGLANLSMFPYFDMAHYIVSVMALREQPGVLQVSRVSPLACWFSSMLFCFGGAVLSGIMLAEPPVAPLSNSTSVLLASVIWYLVFYCPMDLVYGYASLLPLRLVLSGMKEVTRTWKVLGGVTQAHSKYKDGLLVMIAIGWARGAGGGLISNFEQLVRGVWKPETNELLKMSYPTKITLIGAVLFALQQTHYLPLQKHHLMFVYTVFIVVNKSRMMLTGSSTSPFATIESALYKTLFTGYSPYAALTSEVKSACIDSGAINKTTSAAATTTKESSENGSPGQQAPISPVKGQRGSLEAKEESQNAATTDCKKTN